Proteins encoded by one window of Manihot esculenta cultivar AM560-2 chromosome 10, M.esculenta_v8, whole genome shotgun sequence:
- the LOC110623879 gene encoding uncharacterized protein LOC110623879 isoform X1 has protein sequence MEDSESLPIIDPEENGDEFYEKIEAPKFVDLTAPDPYHPGDDRYWFCLRVGCDQKHEEEMDSEAIYKNFVLRVMAARSPNVRLRKALYRKDSGSDAKCPRTVPAKPSKSRVSRLALISSISKRIVDPKLSKQNATPNAKTKQPSFIAKALTTPQTKKQLSNPDAFRSVRNPNTKATAVSKGRVVAKALVFHSPRKLARPKCSLELNTPVKTLYSGVKKLEITSAKKQVLGYNSPLPPDAAKKQFRGREVKSRVFDGLRSQNPKNQEAKHSKCSKKNDKEKTLKQCHYPVPPAGDENDLIEVGTENKIRNISNVLCSDTEGPSTNVEVSKALLDENKVEASSDTDADGSDSNLLSNSEGKSSEADDKNHTSTSDDKENDNEAIESDDKENASASDDNRFPLILFSSLLVDVLHVNAFFHHFELCMCRESDLEASQHKTLNKNETPKSNQQTTEAKSKQSKENSITAATGSQGLKHKKPKPTNPKPFRLRTDERGILKEANQEKKLHPAPLGETSPVPRVLGGNLQKKCQNALQRNEKCIEQIENCIDTNESSGKEKNNAPINQLQNGTFSLKISKEKVGQKISTPLRHTISSQKKLVDSQQESSPDESGLKLRNKIRRSKSPSIRQLARPQEATPGRKEMISTMRAGQLGTIKETSPTILKAKEAAKPAESRASPATKGSVSPASTPSLMGRRSKTIPREPSFHTIHVPKSCTRRVA, from the exons ATGGAAGATTCTGAGTCTTTGCCCATCATCGACCCAGAAGAGAACGGAGACGAGTTCTACGAGAAGATCGAGGCCCCCAAGTTCGTCGACCTCACTGCACCCGATCCTTACCATCCTGGCGATGATCGCTACTGGTTCTGCTTGCGAGTTG GTTGCGACCAAAAGCATGAAGAAGAAATGGACTCTGAAGCAATCTACAAAAATTTTGTTCTTCGG GTCATGGCTGCAAGAAGTCCCAATGTACGGCTTCGAAAAGCACTGTACAGAAAGGATTCAGG TTCTGATGCGAAATGTCCACGAACAGTTCCTGCGAAACCTTCGAAGTCTAGAGTATCAAGACTGGCTCTGATTTCTTCAATCTCCAAAAGGATAGTAGATCCTAAACTTTCTAAGCAAAATGCAACCccaaatgcaaagacaaagCAGCCTTCTTTTATAGCCAAGGCTTTGACAACTCCACAGACCAAAAAACAGCTATCAAATCCAGATGCATTTCGGAGTGTTAGGAACCCGAATACTAAAGCCACGGCAGTGTCAAAGGGTAGAGTGGTAGCAAAGGCTTTGGTCTTTCATTCGCCTAGGAAGTTAGCGAGACCAAAGTGTTCATTAGAATTGAATACACCTGTGAAAACATTGTATTCTGGCGTGAAGAAGCTTGAGATCACTAGTGCCAAGAAGCAAGTGTTAGGATATAATAGTCCATTGCCTCCAGATGCTGCTAAAAAGCAATTCAGAGGACGAGAGGTTAAAAGCAGAGTTTTCGATGGGTTACGATCTCAAAATCCCAAGAATCAGGAAGCCAAACATTCTAAATGTTCAAAGAAAAATGACAAGGAAAAGACCTTAAAGCAGTGTCATTATCCTGTGCCTCCTGCAGGGGATGAAAATGACTTGATAGAAGTGGGGACTGAGAACAAAATAAGGAACATTTCCAATGTATTGTGCTCAGATACTGAAGGGCCTTCAACAAATGTAGAAGTCTCAAAAGCACTGTTGGATGAAAACAAAGTTGAAGCTTCATCAGATACGGATGCCGATGGAAGTGATTCCAACTTGCTGTCAAATTCTGAAGGGAAGAGCTCAGAAGCTGATGATAAAAATCATACTTCAACCTCTGATGACAAGGAAAATGATAATGAAGCCATTGAGAGTGATGACAAGGAAAATGCTTCAGCCTCTGATGATAACAGGTTTCCTCTCATTTTATTTTCCTCTCTCTTGGTGGATGTTCTTCATGTTAATGCTTTCTTCCATCACTTTGAACTTTGTATGTGCAGAGAATCAGATCTAGAGGCTAGTCAACATAAAACTCTTAACAAGAATGAAACACCAAAAAGCAATCAACAG ACCACTGAAGCAAAAAGTAAGCAATCTAAAGAAAACTCCATAACTGCTGCTACTGGTTCTCAAGGGCTGAAGCATAAAAAACCTAAGCCTACAAATCCAAAGCCTTTCCGGCTAAGAACTGAT GAAAGGGGAATTCTCAAGGAAGCAAATCAAGAAAAGAAACTCCACCCTGCACCTCTTGGTGAAACATCACCAGTTCCAAGGGTACTAGGAGGAAACTTGCAGAAAAAATGTCAGAATGCACTCCAA AGAAATGAAAAGTGCATTGAGCAAATTGAGAATTGCATAGACACAAATGAGAGCAGTGGCAAGGAAAAGAATAACGCTCCTATAAATCAGCTT CAAAATGGAACTTTCAGCTTGAAGATTTCAAAAGAGAAAGTAGGGCAAAAAATTTCAACTCCGCTCAGACATACGATTTCTTCTCAGAAGAAGCTTGTGGATTCCCAGCAGGAAAGTAGCCCAGATGAATCAGGTCTAAAATTGAGAAACAAGATAAGAAGAAGCAAATCACCATCAATAAGACAATTAGCAAGGCCTCAAGA GGCAACACCAGGTAGAAAGGAAATGATTTCTACTATGCGAGCTGGTCAACTTGGCACAATAAAGGAAACCTCTCCAACAATTTTAAAAGCCAAGGAAGCTGCAAAGCCAGCCGAAAGCAGAGCTTCCCCGGCTACCAAAGGTTCTGTTTCTCCTGCTTCCACGCCCTCATTAATGGGGAGAAGGTCCAAAACCATTCCCAGGGAACCAAGCTTTCATACTATTCATGTACCAAAGAGCTGCACCAGGAGAGTAGCTTAA
- the LOC110623880 gene encoding ABC transporter I family member 17 — translation MALGSFFQAQASPADDTQEHLLAVGDVEAGGDDPQYKFRIRNLTKKSDAGITILSGVNLEIPKGVVVGIIGPSGSGKSTLLRSLNRLWEPPSGTVFLDGHDIRDLDVLSLRRKVGMLFQIPALFEGTVADNIRYGPQLRGKKLTDHEVHKLLTLADLDSSFYKKNGSELSVGQAQRVALARTLANEPEVLLLDEPTSALDPISTQNIEDVIVKLKKNQGMTIMMVSHSIKQIQRIADVVCLLVNGEVVEVLKPDELSQAKHPMAQRFLQLSS, via the exons ATGGCTCTGGGTTCATTCTTCCAAGCTCAGGCCTCTCCAG ctgatgatacccaagAGCATCTACTGGCTGTGGGGGATGTTGAAGCAGGTGGAGATGATCCTCAATACAAGTTTCGAATACGCAATTTGACCAAAAAATCTGATGCCGGAATAACTATTCTCTCTGGAGTCAACTTGGAAATACCCAAGGGCGTCGTCGTGGGGATCATAGGCCCCAGCGGCAGTGGTAAATCTACGCTCTTGAGGTCGCTAAACCGCCTCTGGGAGCCACCTTCCGGTACTGTGTTTCTTGATGGCCATGATATTCGGGACCTTGATGTTCTCAGTCTCCGCCGTAAAGTTGGAATGCTCTTCCAGATTCCGGCTCTGTTTGAAG GCACAGTCGCGGATAACATAAGGTATGGGCCACAACTGAGGGGAAAGAAACTTACTGACCATGAGGTGCACAAGTtgcttactcttgctgaccttgATTCTTCCTTTTACAAGAAGAATGGCAGTGAATTATCTGTAGGTCAAGCTCAAAGGGTTGCACTTGCTAGGACCCTAGCCAATGAACCAGAG GTTTTGCTACTAGATGAACCAACAAGTGCCTTGGATCCAATATCAACACAAAACATAGAGGATGTTATTGTGAAACTGAAGAAGAACCAGGGAATGACAATTATGATGGTCTCTCACAGCATCAAGCAAATCCAAAGAATTGCTGATGTGGTTTGTCTCCTGGTAAATGGAGAAGTTGTTGAAGTTTTAAAACCTGATGAACTCTCACAAGCCAAGCATCCCATGGCACAGAGGTTTCTTCAACTCAGCTCCTGA
- the LOC110624626 gene encoding sodium transporter HKT1 isoform X1 — MMNFAYFGKQLGYLFKSPCIKVNCFLKSYKTLSKSSFRILVFHVNPFWIQLVYFLILSLVGFLALKVSKPRTPPSLKPNDLDIFFTSVSTATVSSMTSVEMEVLSNTQLIIMTILMLVGGEVFTSMLEIQFKRSKFSRHSLSNPTSSLELVPADDSHGLAENEKSAEIDLESHRNSSGIESLQSASMKTLGYVVLGYLLVIHISGSSLVALYTSLVPSAREVLTKKAIQVQTFSLFTVVSTFSNCGFVPTNENMIVFKKNSGLLLLLIPQTLLGNTLYAPTLRFLIWVLEKMTKRVEYKYMLKNSREMGYSHLMSGVRCWFLFGTVLVFLLAELVVFCSMEWNSGVMDGLSWFEKLVAALFQVVSSRHSGESVFDLSTISPAILVIFVVMMYLPPYTSFLPMEIKEEEGIVRSESKNQRKTTMQCLLFSQLSYIVIFIILICIVEREKMKTDPLNFNVLNITIEVISAYGNVGFSSGYSCERRLHKESWCKDEWYGFVGKWSNLGKIILIIVMFFGRLKKFFINGGKAWKLS; from the exons ATGATGAACTTTGCTTATTTTGGTAAGCAATTAGGGTATCTTTTTAAATCACCATGCATCAAAGTAAATTGCTTTCTCAAATCCTACAAAACTTTAAGCAAATCATCATTTCGAATCTTGGTCTTCCATGTAAACCCATTTTGGAttcaacttgtttattttttaatccttTCTCTTGTTGGGTTTTTGGCTTTGAAGGTCTCAAAGCCTAGAACTCCTCCTTCTCTCAAGCCTAATGACTTGGATATCTTCTTCACTTCTGTGTCTACTGCTACAGTTTCCAGCATGACATCAGTGGAAATGGAGGTCTTATCCAACACTCAGCTTATTATCATGACCATTTTGATGTTGGTTGGTGGAGAGGTCTTCACTTCCATGCTtgaaattcaattcaaaaggtccAAATTCTCTCGCCACAGTCTCTCAAACCCTACAAGCTCTTTAGAGCTGGTTCCTGCAGATGATTCTCATGGGTTAGCAGAGAATGAGAAATCAGCAGAAATTGACCTGGAAAGTCACAGAAACTCTTCAGGAATTGAGAGTTTGCAGTCTGCTTCAATGAAGACTCTGGGCTATGTGGTTCTGGGCTATCTCCTGGTGATTCACATAAGTGGGTCGAGCTTAGTTGCTTTGTACACATCCTTAGTGCCATCTGCAAGAGAAGTCTTGACTAAGAAAGCTATTCAAGTGCAGACATTTTCTCTGTTCACTGTAGTGTCAACTTTTTCCAACTGTGGATTTGTTCCTACAAATGAAAACATGATAGTTTTCAAGAAAAATTCAGGCCTCCTTCTCCTTCTAATTCCTCAAACACTTCTTGGAAACACACTGTATGCTCCTACTCTAAGATTTCTGATATGGGTTTTGGAGAAGATGACAAAGAGAGTTGAGTATAAGTACATGTTGAAGAACAGTAGAGAGATGGGTTACAGTCATTTGATGTCTGGTGTTCGTTGCTGGTTTCTGTTTGGGACAGTGTTGGTGTTCTTATTGGCAGAGCTTGTGGTGTTTTGTTCAATGGAGTGGAATTCAGGAGTGATGGATGGATTGAgttggtttgagaagttggttGCTGCGTTATTTCAAGTGGTGAGTTCTAGGCATTCTGGTGAATCTGTTTTTGATCTCTCCACTATTTCCCCTGCAATCTTGGTGATCTTCGTCGTCATGAT GTATCTTCCACCATATACTTCATTTTTGCCAATGGAGATAAAGGAAGAGGAAGGAATTGTCAGAAGCGAAAGCAAAAACCAAAGGAAGACAACCATGCAATGCCTATTATTCTCTCAACTCTCTTATATCGTCATCTTCATCATTCTAATCTGCATAGTAGAGAGAGAAAAGATGAAGACAGATCCTCTTAACTTTAATGTCTTAAACATCACCATAGAAGTGATAAG TGCATATGGAAATGTTGGATTCTCAAGTGGATATAGCTGTGAAAGAAGACTCCATAAGGAGAGTTGGTGCAAAGATGAATGGTATGGATTCGTGGGAAAGTGGAGCAACTTGGGGAAGATCATCCTCATTATTGTCATGTTCTTTGGAAGGCTGAAGAAATTCTTCATCAATGGTGGTAAAGCTTGGAAGCTATCTTGA
- the LOC110623879 gene encoding uncharacterized protein LOC110623879 isoform X3, with protein sequence MIATGSACELVATKSMKKKWTLKQSTKILFFGSWLQEVPMYGFEKHCTERIQGENSKLSVTISDAKCPRTVPAKPSKSRVSRLALISSISKRIVDPKLSKQNATPNAKTKQPSFIAKALTTPQTKKQLSNPDAFRSVRNPNTKATAVSKGRVVAKALVFHSPRKLARPKCSLELNTPVKTLYSGVKKLEITSAKKQVLGYNSPLPPDAAKKQFRGREVKSRVFDGLRSQNPKNQEAKHSKCSKKNDKEKTLKQCHYPVPPAGDENDLIEVGTENKIRNISNVLCSDTEGPSTNVEVSKALLDENKVEASSDTDADGSDSNLLSNSEGKSSEADDKNHTSTSDDKENDNEAIESDDKENASASDDNRFPLILFSSLLVDVLHVNAFFHHFELCMCRESDLEASQHKTLNKNETPKSNQQTTEAKSKQSKENSITAATGSQGLKHKKPKPTNPKPFRLRTDERGILKEANQEKKLHPAPLGETSPVPRVLGGNLQKKCQNALQRNEKCIEQIENCIDTNESSGKEKNNAPINQLQNGTFSLKISKEKVGQKISTPLRHTISSQKKLVDSQQESSPDESGLKLRNKIRRSKSPSIRQLARPQEATPGRKEMISTMRAGQLGTIKETSPTILKAKEAAKPAESRASPATKGSVSPASTPSLMGRRSKTIPREPSFHTIHVPKSCTRRVA encoded by the exons ATGATCGCTACTGGTTCTGCTTGCGAGTTG GTTGCGACCAAAAGCATGAAGAAGAAATGGACTCTGAAGCAATCTACAAAAATTTTGTTCTTCGG GTCATGGCTGCAAGAAGTCCCAATGTACGGCTTCGAAAAGCACTGTACAGAAAGGATTCAGGGTGAGAACTCAAAGCTTTCAGTAACCAT TTCTGATGCGAAATGTCCACGAACAGTTCCTGCGAAACCTTCGAAGTCTAGAGTATCAAGACTGGCTCTGATTTCTTCAATCTCCAAAAGGATAGTAGATCCTAAACTTTCTAAGCAAAATGCAACCccaaatgcaaagacaaagCAGCCTTCTTTTATAGCCAAGGCTTTGACAACTCCACAGACCAAAAAACAGCTATCAAATCCAGATGCATTTCGGAGTGTTAGGAACCCGAATACTAAAGCCACGGCAGTGTCAAAGGGTAGAGTGGTAGCAAAGGCTTTGGTCTTTCATTCGCCTAGGAAGTTAGCGAGACCAAAGTGTTCATTAGAATTGAATACACCTGTGAAAACATTGTATTCTGGCGTGAAGAAGCTTGAGATCACTAGTGCCAAGAAGCAAGTGTTAGGATATAATAGTCCATTGCCTCCAGATGCTGCTAAAAAGCAATTCAGAGGACGAGAGGTTAAAAGCAGAGTTTTCGATGGGTTACGATCTCAAAATCCCAAGAATCAGGAAGCCAAACATTCTAAATGTTCAAAGAAAAATGACAAGGAAAAGACCTTAAAGCAGTGTCATTATCCTGTGCCTCCTGCAGGGGATGAAAATGACTTGATAGAAGTGGGGACTGAGAACAAAATAAGGAACATTTCCAATGTATTGTGCTCAGATACTGAAGGGCCTTCAACAAATGTAGAAGTCTCAAAAGCACTGTTGGATGAAAACAAAGTTGAAGCTTCATCAGATACGGATGCCGATGGAAGTGATTCCAACTTGCTGTCAAATTCTGAAGGGAAGAGCTCAGAAGCTGATGATAAAAATCATACTTCAACCTCTGATGACAAGGAAAATGATAATGAAGCCATTGAGAGTGATGACAAGGAAAATGCTTCAGCCTCTGATGATAACAGGTTTCCTCTCATTTTATTTTCCTCTCTCTTGGTGGATGTTCTTCATGTTAATGCTTTCTTCCATCACTTTGAACTTTGTATGTGCAGAGAATCAGATCTAGAGGCTAGTCAACATAAAACTCTTAACAAGAATGAAACACCAAAAAGCAATCAACAG ACCACTGAAGCAAAAAGTAAGCAATCTAAAGAAAACTCCATAACTGCTGCTACTGGTTCTCAAGGGCTGAAGCATAAAAAACCTAAGCCTACAAATCCAAAGCCTTTCCGGCTAAGAACTGAT GAAAGGGGAATTCTCAAGGAAGCAAATCAAGAAAAGAAACTCCACCCTGCACCTCTTGGTGAAACATCACCAGTTCCAAGGGTACTAGGAGGAAACTTGCAGAAAAAATGTCAGAATGCACTCCAA AGAAATGAAAAGTGCATTGAGCAAATTGAGAATTGCATAGACACAAATGAGAGCAGTGGCAAGGAAAAGAATAACGCTCCTATAAATCAGCTT CAAAATGGAACTTTCAGCTTGAAGATTTCAAAAGAGAAAGTAGGGCAAAAAATTTCAACTCCGCTCAGACATACGATTTCTTCTCAGAAGAAGCTTGTGGATTCCCAGCAGGAAAGTAGCCCAGATGAATCAGGTCTAAAATTGAGAAACAAGATAAGAAGAAGCAAATCACCATCAATAAGACAATTAGCAAGGCCTCAAGA GGCAACACCAGGTAGAAAGGAAATGATTTCTACTATGCGAGCTGGTCAACTTGGCACAATAAAGGAAACCTCTCCAACAATTTTAAAAGCCAAGGAAGCTGCAAAGCCAGCCGAAAGCAGAGCTTCCCCGGCTACCAAAGGTTCTGTTTCTCCTGCTTCCACGCCCTCATTAATGGGGAGAAGGTCCAAAACCATTCCCAGGGAACCAAGCTTTCATACTATTCATGTACCAAAGAGCTGCACCAGGAGAGTAGCTTAA
- the LOC110624626 gene encoding sodium transporter HKT1 isoform X2, whose product MMNFAYFGKQLGYLFKSPCIKVNCFLKSYKTLSKSSFRILVFHVNPFWIQLVYFLILSLVGFLALKVSKPRTPPSLKPNDLDIFFTSVSTATVSSMTSVEMEVLSNTQLIIMTILMLVGGEVFTSMLEIQFKRSKFSRHSLSNPTSSLELVPADDSHGLAENEKSAEIDLESHRNSSGIESLQSASMKTLGYVVLGYLLVIHISGSSLVALYTSLVPSAREVLTKKAIQVQTFSLFTVVSTFSNCGFVPTNENMIVFKKNSGLLLLLIPQTLLGNTLYAPTLRFLIWVLEKMTKRVEYKYMLKNSREMGYSHLMSGVRCWFLFGTVLVFLLAELVVFCSMEWNSGVMDGLSWFEKLVAALFQVVSSRHSGESVFDLSTISPAILVIFVVMIAYGNVGFSSGYSCERRLHKESWCKDEWYGFVGKWSNLGKIILIIVMFFGRLKKFFINGGKAWKLS is encoded by the exons ATGATGAACTTTGCTTATTTTGGTAAGCAATTAGGGTATCTTTTTAAATCACCATGCATCAAAGTAAATTGCTTTCTCAAATCCTACAAAACTTTAAGCAAATCATCATTTCGAATCTTGGTCTTCCATGTAAACCCATTTTGGAttcaacttgtttattttttaatccttTCTCTTGTTGGGTTTTTGGCTTTGAAGGTCTCAAAGCCTAGAACTCCTCCTTCTCTCAAGCCTAATGACTTGGATATCTTCTTCACTTCTGTGTCTACTGCTACAGTTTCCAGCATGACATCAGTGGAAATGGAGGTCTTATCCAACACTCAGCTTATTATCATGACCATTTTGATGTTGGTTGGTGGAGAGGTCTTCACTTCCATGCTtgaaattcaattcaaaaggtccAAATTCTCTCGCCACAGTCTCTCAAACCCTACAAGCTCTTTAGAGCTGGTTCCTGCAGATGATTCTCATGGGTTAGCAGAGAATGAGAAATCAGCAGAAATTGACCTGGAAAGTCACAGAAACTCTTCAGGAATTGAGAGTTTGCAGTCTGCTTCAATGAAGACTCTGGGCTATGTGGTTCTGGGCTATCTCCTGGTGATTCACATAAGTGGGTCGAGCTTAGTTGCTTTGTACACATCCTTAGTGCCATCTGCAAGAGAAGTCTTGACTAAGAAAGCTATTCAAGTGCAGACATTTTCTCTGTTCACTGTAGTGTCAACTTTTTCCAACTGTGGATTTGTTCCTACAAATGAAAACATGATAGTTTTCAAGAAAAATTCAGGCCTCCTTCTCCTTCTAATTCCTCAAACACTTCTTGGAAACACACTGTATGCTCCTACTCTAAGATTTCTGATATGGGTTTTGGAGAAGATGACAAAGAGAGTTGAGTATAAGTACATGTTGAAGAACAGTAGAGAGATGGGTTACAGTCATTTGATGTCTGGTGTTCGTTGCTGGTTTCTGTTTGGGACAGTGTTGGTGTTCTTATTGGCAGAGCTTGTGGTGTTTTGTTCAATGGAGTGGAATTCAGGAGTGATGGATGGATTGAgttggtttgagaagttggttGCTGCGTTATTTCAAGTGGTGAGTTCTAGGCATTCTGGTGAATCTGTTTTTGATCTCTCCACTATTTCCCCTGCAATCTTGGTGATCTTCGTCGTCATGAT TGCATATGGAAATGTTGGATTCTCAAGTGGATATAGCTGTGAAAGAAGACTCCATAAGGAGAGTTGGTGCAAAGATGAATGGTATGGATTCGTGGGAAAGTGGAGCAACTTGGGGAAGATCATCCTCATTATTGTCATGTTCTTTGGAAGGCTGAAGAAATTCTTCATCAATGGTGGTAAAGCTTGGAAGCTATCTTGA
- the LOC110623879 gene encoding uncharacterized protein LOC110623879 isoform X2 yields MEDSESLPIIDPEENGDEFYEKIEAPKFVDLTAPDPYHPGDDRYWFCLRVGCDQKHEEEMDSEAIYKNFVLRVMAARSPNVRLRKALYRKDSGSDAKCPRTVPAKPSKSRVSRLALISSISKRIVDPKLSKQNATPNAKTKQPSFIAKALTTPQTKKQLSNPDAFRSVRNPNTKATAVSKGRVVAKALVFHSPRKLARPKCSLELNTPVKTLYSGVKKLEITSAKKQVLGYNSPLPPDAAKKQFRGREVKSRVFDGLRSQNPKNQEAKHSKCSKKNDKEKTLKQCHYPVPPAGDENDLIEVGTENKIRNISNVLCSDTEGPSTNVEVSKALLDENKVEASSDTDADGSDSNLLSNSEGKSSEADDKNHTSTSDDKENDNEAIESDDKENASASDDNRESDLEASQHKTLNKNETPKSNQQTTEAKSKQSKENSITAATGSQGLKHKKPKPTNPKPFRLRTDERGILKEANQEKKLHPAPLGETSPVPRVLGGNLQKKCQNALQRNEKCIEQIENCIDTNESSGKEKNNAPINQLQNGTFSLKISKEKVGQKISTPLRHTISSQKKLVDSQQESSPDESGLKLRNKIRRSKSPSIRQLARPQEATPGRKEMISTMRAGQLGTIKETSPTILKAKEAAKPAESRASPATKGSVSPASTPSLMGRRSKTIPREPSFHTIHVPKSCTRRVA; encoded by the exons ATGGAAGATTCTGAGTCTTTGCCCATCATCGACCCAGAAGAGAACGGAGACGAGTTCTACGAGAAGATCGAGGCCCCCAAGTTCGTCGACCTCACTGCACCCGATCCTTACCATCCTGGCGATGATCGCTACTGGTTCTGCTTGCGAGTTG GTTGCGACCAAAAGCATGAAGAAGAAATGGACTCTGAAGCAATCTACAAAAATTTTGTTCTTCGG GTCATGGCTGCAAGAAGTCCCAATGTACGGCTTCGAAAAGCACTGTACAGAAAGGATTCAGG TTCTGATGCGAAATGTCCACGAACAGTTCCTGCGAAACCTTCGAAGTCTAGAGTATCAAGACTGGCTCTGATTTCTTCAATCTCCAAAAGGATAGTAGATCCTAAACTTTCTAAGCAAAATGCAACCccaaatgcaaagacaaagCAGCCTTCTTTTATAGCCAAGGCTTTGACAACTCCACAGACCAAAAAACAGCTATCAAATCCAGATGCATTTCGGAGTGTTAGGAACCCGAATACTAAAGCCACGGCAGTGTCAAAGGGTAGAGTGGTAGCAAAGGCTTTGGTCTTTCATTCGCCTAGGAAGTTAGCGAGACCAAAGTGTTCATTAGAATTGAATACACCTGTGAAAACATTGTATTCTGGCGTGAAGAAGCTTGAGATCACTAGTGCCAAGAAGCAAGTGTTAGGATATAATAGTCCATTGCCTCCAGATGCTGCTAAAAAGCAATTCAGAGGACGAGAGGTTAAAAGCAGAGTTTTCGATGGGTTACGATCTCAAAATCCCAAGAATCAGGAAGCCAAACATTCTAAATGTTCAAAGAAAAATGACAAGGAAAAGACCTTAAAGCAGTGTCATTATCCTGTGCCTCCTGCAGGGGATGAAAATGACTTGATAGAAGTGGGGACTGAGAACAAAATAAGGAACATTTCCAATGTATTGTGCTCAGATACTGAAGGGCCTTCAACAAATGTAGAAGTCTCAAAAGCACTGTTGGATGAAAACAAAGTTGAAGCTTCATCAGATACGGATGCCGATGGAAGTGATTCCAACTTGCTGTCAAATTCTGAAGGGAAGAGCTCAGAAGCTGATGATAAAAATCATACTTCAACCTCTGATGACAAGGAAAATGATAATGAAGCCATTGAGAGTGATGACAAGGAAAATGCTTCAGCCTCTGATGATAACAG AGAATCAGATCTAGAGGCTAGTCAACATAAAACTCTTAACAAGAATGAAACACCAAAAAGCAATCAACAG ACCACTGAAGCAAAAAGTAAGCAATCTAAAGAAAACTCCATAACTGCTGCTACTGGTTCTCAAGGGCTGAAGCATAAAAAACCTAAGCCTACAAATCCAAAGCCTTTCCGGCTAAGAACTGAT GAAAGGGGAATTCTCAAGGAAGCAAATCAAGAAAAGAAACTCCACCCTGCACCTCTTGGTGAAACATCACCAGTTCCAAGGGTACTAGGAGGAAACTTGCAGAAAAAATGTCAGAATGCACTCCAA AGAAATGAAAAGTGCATTGAGCAAATTGAGAATTGCATAGACACAAATGAGAGCAGTGGCAAGGAAAAGAATAACGCTCCTATAAATCAGCTT CAAAATGGAACTTTCAGCTTGAAGATTTCAAAAGAGAAAGTAGGGCAAAAAATTTCAACTCCGCTCAGACATACGATTTCTTCTCAGAAGAAGCTTGTGGATTCCCAGCAGGAAAGTAGCCCAGATGAATCAGGTCTAAAATTGAGAAACAAGATAAGAAGAAGCAAATCACCATCAATAAGACAATTAGCAAGGCCTCAAGA GGCAACACCAGGTAGAAAGGAAATGATTTCTACTATGCGAGCTGGTCAACTTGGCACAATAAAGGAAACCTCTCCAACAATTTTAAAAGCCAAGGAAGCTGCAAAGCCAGCCGAAAGCAGAGCTTCCCCGGCTACCAAAGGTTCTGTTTCTCCTGCTTCCACGCCCTCATTAATGGGGAGAAGGTCCAAAACCATTCCCAGGGAACCAAGCTTTCATACTATTCATGTACCAAAGAGCTGCACCAGGAGAGTAGCTTAA